The Acidobacteriota bacterium sequence CACCAGCCCGTCGTGGGAGACCCGTGCGGCACCCGGTGCGGCTGTGGGTGGCGTGAGGAACAGCCACGCCACGATCGCGCCGCACGAGGCGGCCCCTGTCAGACCGAGGACAAGGGGAGTCGGGAATCGCGTGGGCCGCACCTTCAGTGCCGGCGCGACAGGTGCGGCCGCGACCGTCGCGACGGGGCGCGGGTCGTGGAGGAGTTCCTCGATGGCGATCCGGGCCTCGCCGATGTCCCTGAGGCGTCGCTTCGGGTCGCGCTCGAGGCAGCGAACGAGCAGGCGGCGGAGCGCATGAGGCGTGCCGGCGGGCAACGCCGACCAGTCGAACTCCTGCCGCAGGACCGCGGCGAGCACGTCCGAGAGTTCCTCGCCCGCGAACGCGCGCGTGCCAGTGAGCATCTCGTAGAGCACGACGCCGAACGCCCAGATGTCGGCGCGCCGATCGACCGGCTTGCCGCGCGCCTGCTCGGGCGCCATGTAGGCCGCCGTCCCGAGGATCATGCCGAGGTGCGTCGAGTGCGCTGTCAGTGTCGGCGAGGTCGTCGGGTCCGCCGTCGCAATGGCGCCTTCTGGTGTCATCGCCTTGGCGAGCCCGAAGTCGAGCACCTTCACCGTGCCGTCGGGACGGACCTTGACGTTGGCGGGCTTGAGGTCGCGGTGGACGATGCCTTGCTCGTGGGCGGCTTCGAGGGCCTCGGCGATCTGCCGCGCGATCGGAAGCGCCTCGTCGAGCGGGATCGCGCCGCGTTCGAGGCGTTCGGCGAGGTCGTCGCCCTCGACGAGTTCCATGACGAGCGCGGTGAGGTCGGGCGTCTTCTCGAGGCCGTAGATCGCTGCGATGTTCGGATGGTTGAGGGCGGCGAGCACCTCGGCCTCGCGCCGAAACCGCGCCAGGCGATCGGCATCGCCCGCCACCGCCGCGGGCAACACCTTGAGCGCCACCGATCGCTTCAGGTTGGTGTCGGTGGCGCGGAACACCTCGCCCATGCCACCTTCGCCAAGCTTGCCGAGGATTCGATACGGACCGAGCGTTTCACCCAGCACGTTCGAATCCTCGGCCGGCGACGGCGAGACCGGGCCCCTCGCCGATCATTCGCGGCCTCTCACGGCGGGCAGTCCCAGCCGCTCGAGCAGCGCCGTGAACCGCGGGTCGTCGCGCAACGGGTCGAAGGCAGGGAGACCGGCGAATGCCAGGAACGCCTGGTACTCGGCCTCCGCCACTTGCAGCCGTCCGAATGCCGCGTCTCTGTCGCCGAGCGCGGCGAGCACCCAGGCCTCCGGCACGGACGCGCGCGACGCCGCAGGGTGCGCACGCAGTTGCTCGAGGGCGCGCCACGCCTCGAGGCTCCGCCCCGCCGACGCCAGAGCCCACCCGAGCAGGCCGACGAAGAACGGCGCCCGCTGCGTCACGGCTGCAGCCCGGGCCGCCGCGCCAACGCCCGCGTCGAATTGGCCGAGCGCGACCAGTGCCATGCACGAGCCCCAGAGCGCCAGCGTGTTCTCGGGCTCGTAGGTGAGGGCCTGGTCGAAGTAGCCCTGGGCCTCGTCGCGACGGCCAGCGAGCAGCAGGCCAACGCCGGTGGCCGCGTGCGGCAGGGCCGCGAGCGGGTCAGCCTCGCGTGCGCGGGCGAGCATCGCCTGGGCTTCGTCGTGAGCGCCCCAGATGCCGAGGATCTGGCCAAAGGGCACCAACGCACGGACGTTGTCTGGCTCGAGCTCCAGCGCGCGGCGGAAGGCCGTTTCCCCATCGCGCCAGCGCCGCTCGACGAAGGCCGCGAGACCTTCGACCGCCAGCGCGTCGGCCGATTCGCCCTGCAGGTGCTCCGCCCTCGAGAGCGCATTCTTCGCCTTTGCGGAGGCGGCCGCCGCCGCGACTGCGCCGTACAAGGCAGCCAGCACCGCCCCTTCGGCGAGGCCCACCCAGGACGGTGCGTGCGAGGGGTCGAGGCCGACGGCCTCCTCGAACGCCTGCATCGCTCCGTGGTGGTCGTTCCTCGAATGCCGAAGGTAGCGGCCCATGAGGTAGGCACGGTACGCCTCGAGGTTGGCGGCGTGCGATCGCGCCTGCACGGCGCGGTGACCTGGCCCGAGACGGGCCCGCACCGCCTCGACCACGCCCGCGGCGATCTCGTCCTGCACGGCGAAGACGTCCGCGGCCTCGCGGTCGAAGCGCTCGGACCACACGTGAAAGCTGCTCGTCACGTCGGTCAACTGCGCGGTGACGCGCAGGCGCGTGCCGGCGGTGCGGACGCTGCCCTCGAGCACGTAGGCCACCGAGAGCGCCCGGGCGATCGCCGAGAGGTCGCTGCCGTCGCGCTGCGCGCGGAAGGCCGAGGTGCGCGACGCCACGCGGATGCCGTCGATGCTCACGAGCGCACTCATGATCTCTTCAGCCATGCCCTCGCAGAGGTACGCCTGGTCGCGATCGGGGCTCATGTCGGCGAATGACAGGACCGCGATCGCCACCGTCGCGTCCGGCGTCTTCCTCGGCGACGGCGAGACGATCGCCGCGGTGTCAGTGCCGCCACGATCCGACGGGACGCTGCCCGGCGCCGCCACCGCGTCCGACTTCTCCGGGATCTCGATCCCCGCTTTGCGCAACCCGTCGAGCTCGAGGTCGAGCAGGTCGTCCTCGAAGAACCACTTGCGAAACTCCTCGCGCGCGACCTCGGCGATGTCGGGCCGCAAGGCCAGCAGCTCGCGTGTGGCGCCGCGGGCCGCCTCGCGCTCGCCGAGTTGCCCGTACACCGCGGCGAGCGCCGCGTGGGTGGCCCAATAGCCCGGCATGTTGACGGCGAGGGCGAGGTCGAGGGCCGCGTGGAAGTCCCGCTGGCGGTACGCGTTGTGGAAGGCCGCGAACCGGTACCAGCCGGGGTGGTGCGGATTGAGCTGCATCGCACGCTCCGCAAGGGCGCACCCACGCTGCCAGTTGCCCGAGTAGGCGATGAGGATCCCCATGAAGCCGGCCGTGAACGCGTCCATCGGGTTGAGCGCGATCGCCCGCTCCGCCGCGATCCGGAACGCCGGGAGTTCGCGCCGGAAGTAGTGCGCCTGGGCGAGCATGTGGTGCGCGAGCGCGCTGGCGGGCGCTGCCGCCACCGCGCGGCGCGCGGCCTCGAGCGCGCGGTCGAGCGATCCCGGCGTCTCGTTGAATCCCTGCTTGAACTCGTCCGCGTAGACATCCGACAGCATGGCCCACGCGTCCGCATAGCCGGGGGCCTGGCGCACCGCCCGCTCGAGCGCCGGCCGGACTGCCGCGTGATCGTCGGGATGGAGCCGTGCGAGGTATCCGAAGCCGCGGAGCACCGCCTCATACGGGGTCAGCTCGTCGCCCGCCTTGAGAAATACGATCTCGCTCATGCTCCGGCAGAGCACGCCGTTCATGTCGGCCACCG is a genomic window containing:
- a CDS encoding protein kinase, which produces MGEVYRATDTKLGREVALKVLPVAVAHDPDRLARFQREAKALAALDHPNIVTVFSVEEAGGVHFLTMQLVEGEPLDRLIPESGLPLERFVAVATALADALATAHEKGIVHRDLKPANVMVTPDGRVKVLDFGLAKDLRAGDSIEATLTSTGHTQAGVVMGTPAYMSPEQVAGRPVDQRTDLFSLGVLLYEMASGARPFRGDSSAELASAILRDTPRPLGEIRTDLPTDLARLIRRCLEKDPRQRIQTARDIVNELRQLLPHLTSAGGSVAPVRAATGPGSGAARADEGFWVAVLPFRHRGADPALEALAEGLSEDVVTGLSRFSYLRVIARGSTARLTAEADVRAAGRELGARYVMEGSLRQAGATLRVAVQLVDATTGVHLWAETYTRPFHADAIFDLQDDLVSRIVATVADMNGVLCRSMSEIVFLKAGDELTPYEAVLRGFGYLARLHPDDHAAVRPALERAVRQAPGYADAWAMLSDVYADEFKQGFNETPGSLDRALEAARRAVAAAPASALAHHMLAQAHYFRRELPAFRIAAERAIALNPMDAFTAGFMGILIAYSGNWQRGCALAERAMQLNPHHPGWYRFAAFHNAYRQRDFHAALDLALAVNMPGYWATHAALAAVYGQLGEREAARGATRELLALRPDIAEVAREEFRKWFFEDDLLDLELDGLRKAGIEIPEKSDAVAAPGSVPSDRGGTDTAAIVSPSPRKTPDATVAIAVLSFADMSPDRDQAYLCEGMAEEIMSALVSIDGIRVASRTSAFRAQRDGSDLSAIARALSVAYVLEGSVRTAGTRLRVTAQLTDVTSSFHVWSERFDREAADVFAVQDEIAAGVVEAVRARLGPGHRAVQARSHAANLEAYRAYLMGRYLRHSRNDHHGAMQAFEEAVGLDPSHAPSWVGLAEGAVLAALYGAVAAAAASAKAKNALSRAEHLQGESADALAVEGLAAFVERRWRDGETAFRRALELEPDNVRALVPFGQILGIWGAHDEAQAMLARAREADPLAALPHAATGVGLLLAGRRDEAQGYFDQALTYEPENTLALWGSCMALVALGQFDAGVGAAARAAAVTQRAPFFVGLLGWALASAGRSLEAWRALEQLRAHPAASRASVPEAWVLAALGDRDAAFGRLQVAEAEYQAFLAFAGLPAFDPLRDDPRFTALLERLGLPAVRGRE